A DNA window from Rossellomorea marisflavi contains the following coding sequences:
- a CDS encoding ABC transporter ATPase yields the protein MAGKLTYNDFVVLRKPFESGRQSPSNLAATLLLGIPFLWLFYYLTFSIAAEMTVFPNVEQMKNIQFSFTLIISILCLLFSVPTIYKKLEWVQYVINTLFSQLLFCVYPFLIALYILGEQDSASRESLMNFTYMALAIGIVIFWVTCVRFYLLLRKGAYREGGSKDRVRNRFEKSDYLPVVIVASTGLVLLILYAIRTIPSHSIEDLHLIYFGLIISYMMIFVLPEQLVLIYCKLRFKAFNFNSRGYLYDLEDKGHQ from the coding sequence GTGGCTGGGAAATTAACATACAATGACTTTGTCGTATTGAGAAAACCTTTTGAATCCGGGAGACAAAGTCCAAGTAATTTGGCGGCTACACTTTTATTGGGAATACCGTTTCTTTGGTTATTTTATTATTTGACCTTTTCTATTGCTGCGGAAATGACAGTATTTCCAAACGTTGAACAAATGAAGAATATTCAATTCAGTTTTACATTAATCATTTCTATTTTGTGTTTACTGTTTTCTGTACCGACAATCTATAAAAAACTTGAGTGGGTTCAATATGTCATTAATACACTGTTTTCACAACTGCTTTTTTGTGTCTACCCATTTCTTATCGCCCTATATATTTTAGGGGAACAAGACAGTGCGAGCCGGGAGTCACTTATGAACTTTACCTATATGGCACTTGCAATTGGTATCGTCATTTTTTGGGTGACTTGTGTTCGATTTTATCTATTGTTAAGAAAAGGTGCTTATAGAGAAGGAGGCAGCAAAGATCGAGTAAGAAATAGATTTGAGAAGTCCGATTACTTGCCAGTTGTAATTGTAGCTTCAACGGGACTCGTTCTGCTCATACTATATGCTATAAGAACAATACCCTCCCATTCTATTGAGGACTTACACCTGATCTATTTCGGACTGATCATTTCATATATGATGATTTTTGTGTTGCCGGAACAGCTGGTATTGATTTATTGTAAGCTGCGGTTCAAAGCATTTAATTTTAACTCCCGCGGATACTTATATGATCTAGAAGATAAAGGCCATCAATAA
- a CDS encoding DUF5085 family protein, whose protein sequence is MLFTDHTLTYKNVASKLYRFAPEELEMAFEDFAGILENNGYNPTGDLFFCIMSNPLEDEIMTAEIFLPIEEDRIDLPESENVHFRSYFYLKDMVMSRVMENFDEFSQYKFWEIVEYIERSGQTQSTPMFVVYKQSPSGKTYVEMSAGAE, encoded by the coding sequence ATGCTATTCACTGATCACACCCTGACGTATAAGAATGTAGCCTCCAAGCTCTACCGATTCGCACCCGAAGAATTGGAAATGGCATTTGAAGACTTTGCAGGCATCCTGGAAAACAACGGATACAACCCAACAGGCGATCTGTTCTTCTGCATCATGAGCAACCCTCTAGAAGACGAAATCATGACAGCCGAAATCTTCCTACCGATTGAAGAAGACCGCATAGATTTACCTGAGAGTGAGAACGTTCACTTCAGAAGCTACTTCTACTTGAAGGATATGGTCATGTCCCGCGTGATGGAGAACTTTGATGAATTCTCCCAATACAAGTTCTGGGAAATCGTAGAGTACATTGAGCGAAGTGGCCAAACCCAATCGACACCGATGTTCGTTGTCTACAAGCAGTCGCCTTCAGGGAAGACCTATGTGGAGATGAGCGCGGGGGCTGAATGA
- a CDS encoding LXG domain-containing protein has protein sequence MKTLKVQSLQEGISRSKSMLDTLDGEIQSLKQSITAFSGMEEALKGKGGSAIRSFYDECHVPLLDFIVKFSSEYKSTLEKIKSELSTLEPSSDGYIHQPFLDQELEQSLDRIKQHTESLVADANSTISSISDIVSISSIQDSSFIQGVQSAKTELTETVDKLTEFDSSQSKALSTAEEDLVMMENWISDIEGLMQDGKVNVNFPTTVWKEYAELNPLTNKLNGTTPKIEELEIKDDKDKTGDVSGGASSFLLTAKKNLDQFDQLKSRGTLSFTSLRTFYAARKNGLKTYKVWDPKKGQYGYRITATPDALRKLGVEPDSRAFKELMHGVPKGGKKLSPKHKEIAKNNTVTLKYATQKKGQTGWSPVGEKVLEKNPHLKNWNNNELSAKDKFKTIGKATAKGVKDSYKDIVDIKGIAKPLQESGPVKGVLKSSLKGLAPISAGLSFYENHTNAKADGLTGAEATKRATVDTAIDVGVSSGVQTAFTAAGTALIPIPGVGTLVGMGAGIAVNTLLNHKFGKGKDGKGKSAMDVVKGWFR, from the coding sequence CCGCCTTTTCTGGAATGGAAGAGGCACTGAAAGGAAAGGGCGGGAGCGCCATCCGATCTTTTTATGACGAATGCCACGTGCCCCTTCTTGATTTTATTGTGAAATTCAGCAGTGAATACAAGTCCACCCTCGAAAAGATCAAAAGCGAACTAAGCACCCTCGAACCAAGCTCAGACGGCTACATCCATCAACCCTTTCTCGACCAGGAACTCGAACAGAGCTTAGACCGCATCAAGCAGCATACGGAAAGCCTCGTTGCAGATGCCAATAGTACCATCAGCTCCATTTCTGATATCGTCTCCATCTCCAGCATCCAGGATTCTTCCTTCATCCAAGGCGTCCAAAGCGCCAAAACGGAATTGACTGAAACCGTCGACAAACTGACTGAGTTCGACTCCAGCCAGTCAAAGGCACTCTCCACTGCTGAAGAAGACCTCGTCATGATGGAGAATTGGATCTCTGATATCGAGGGGTTGATGCAAGATGGGAAGGTAAACGTGAATTTCCCCACCACCGTTTGGAAGGAATATGCCGAACTGAACCCTTTAACGAATAAATTGAATGGGACGACTCCTAAGATAGAAGAACTCGAAATCAAAGATGATAAGGATAAAACCGGTGATGTAAGCGGGGGTGCTAGTTCCTTCCTACTCACAGCGAAAAAGAACCTGGATCAGTTCGATCAGTTGAAGTCCAGGGGAACCCTGTCGTTCACAAGCTTGAGGACCTTCTATGCCGCGAGAAAAAATGGTCTCAAGACGTATAAGGTATGGGATCCTAAGAAAGGTCAATACGGCTACCGCATCACCGCGACACCGGATGCCCTTCGGAAGCTGGGGGTAGAACCGGACTCACGTGCGTTTAAAGAATTGATGCATGGTGTGCCTAAGGGCGGTAAGAAGCTTTCTCCTAAGCATAAGGAAATTGCTAAAAACAATACGGTCACCCTTAAATACGCGACTCAAAAGAAAGGCCAGACAGGCTGGTCACCGGTTGGTGAGAAAGTACTCGAGAAAAATCCGCACCTGAAGAATTGGAACAACAATGAACTGTCTGCCAAAGATAAATTCAAGACCATCGGTAAAGCAACGGCAAAAGGTGTCAAGGACTCATATAAGGATATCGTCGACATCAAAGGCATTGCGAAGCCCCTTCAAGAGAGCGGACCTGTCAAAGGCGTATTGAAAAGCAGCCTGAAAGGCCTTGCGCCGATCTCAGCAGGCCTTTCATTCTACGAGAATCACACAAATGCCAAAGCTGACGGATTGACCGGTGCAGAAGCAACGAAGCGCGCAACAGTGGATACGGCCATTGACGTCGGGGTTTCAAGCGGTGTACAGACGGCCTTCACTGCAGCAGGTACGGCCCTTATCCCTATCCCAGGTGTCGGTACCCTCGTCGGGATGGGCGCAGGAATCGCCGTGAATACACTCCTGAACCATAAGTTTGGTAAAGGTAAGGACGGTAAAGGTAAATCCGCTATGGACGTAGTGAAAGGCTGGTTCAGATAG